A portion of the Corynebacterium faecale genome contains these proteins:
- a CDS encoding plasmid partition protein ParG: MTTRARVADQAGPRKKTTTTPVTKTPAKKATRKAAVEKAFQQPSTRDFVKKMTVEIDQDAHAELKMIAARDGVTIREIITDLIDEYITTHR, encoded by the coding sequence ATGACCACCCGAGCACGTGTTGCCGACCAAGCCGGCCCGCGTAAAAAGACCACTACCACCCCGGTGACAAAGACCCCTGCGAAGAAAGCCACCCGCAAAGCAGCGGTGGAAAAAGCTTTCCAGCAACCCAGCACCCGCGACTTCGTGAAGAAAATGACCGTGGAAATCGACCAGGACGCCCACGCTGAACTAAAGATGATCGCAGCCAGGGATGGGGTCACCATCCGAGAAATCATTACCGACCTGATTGATGAGTACATCACAACCCACAGGTAA
- a CDS encoding replication initiation protein: MSLVNNTVPGTTRHTQTTDIYGGLEDTPASGLDREALLAHLGRKVLHGSRGRDFASSYLTTKNGTRAPRMYRVDSEALGKCEYVQLTTKQYASVLVVDIDLPGDAGGHPVSLNDQVKEKFSQLITHYLGPSWVGINPVNGKCQAIWLIDAVYADKDGQSRAMTLLAAATHDLGQWLGHDSHFSHRFSRSPFYTGDSPTAYRWYRQHHRVYRLADLLAGVRAMTGQEQYSKPRQQFSSGRELINAVKARREDAERFKALSKDVEAELAGQFDQYDPELIQGVRVLWIREGRAARDETAFRHALKTGHRLRQAGQRMTDAAIIDAYEHAYTVAQEVGADGRKRELPPMKDRQTMARRVRGYVTTSKGEVYGSSAAAGRATSAERKALATMGRRGGKKAAERWETDPNGEYAQSRRAVMKKTHKRKKIEGVGNRQKVGQFITSYWMETEQLPTWQEIQQETGLSRATVARHISALKELGEYPEI, encoded by the coding sequence ATGAGTCTAGTCAATAACACCGTGCCTGGCACAACCAGACACACTCAGACCACCGATATTTACGGTGGCCTAGAAGACACCCCTGCCAGTGGCCTGGATCGTGAGGCCTTGCTTGCCCACCTGGGCCGCAAGGTGCTGCACGGGAGCCGGGGGCGTGATTTCGCTAGCTCTTATCTCACCACTAAAAACGGCACCCGAGCACCCCGAATGTACCGGGTGGACTCAGAGGCGCTGGGTAAATGCGAGTACGTTCAATTAACCACCAAGCAGTATGCCTCTGTCCTGGTGGTTGATATTGATCTTCCTGGTGATGCCGGTGGACACCCGGTGAGTTTGAATGACCAGGTCAAGGAAAAGTTCTCCCAGCTGATTACCCATTACCTAGGCCCTTCCTGGGTGGGGATTAACCCGGTTAACGGTAAATGCCAGGCGATCTGGTTGATTGATGCGGTCTATGCCGATAAAGACGGCCAATCCCGGGCTATGACGCTACTGGCCGCAGCGACCCATGACCTGGGACAATGGTTAGGTCATGACAGCCATTTTTCCCATCGTTTCAGCCGGTCACCGTTTTATACCGGCGATTCCCCGACCGCGTATCGGTGGTATCGCCAGCATCATCGCGTGTACCGGTTGGCGGATCTTCTTGCAGGGGTGCGTGCGATGACCGGTCAGGAGCAGTACAGCAAGCCTCGTCAGCAGTTTTCCAGTGGCCGTGAGCTGATCAACGCTGTGAAGGCCAGGCGTGAGGACGCAGAACGCTTCAAAGCTTTATCGAAGGATGTGGAAGCAGAACTCGCCGGCCAATTCGATCAGTATGACCCGGAGCTGATCCAGGGTGTGCGGGTGTTGTGGATCCGTGAAGGCCGAGCAGCGCGTGATGAAACCGCGTTTCGCCATGCCTTAAAGACTGGTCATCGGTTGCGTCAGGCTGGTCAGCGGATGACCGATGCGGCGATCATTGATGCCTACGAACATGCCTACACCGTGGCCCAGGAGGTCGGGGCTGATGGGCGCAAACGTGAGTTACCGCCGATGAAAGACCGCCAGACGATGGCCAGGCGAGTGCGTGGTTATGTCACGACGTCTAAAGGCGAGGTCTACGGCAGCTCAGCAGCCGCGGGGCGTGCGACCAGTGCGGAGCGTAAAGCATTAGCTACGATGGGGCGTAGAGGCGGGAAAAAGGCCGCAGAACGCTGGGAAACTGACCCAAATGGCGAATATGCACAAAGTCGCCGAGCCGTGATGAAGAAGACACATAAGCGGAAGAAAATTGAGGGTGTCGGCAATCGTCAAAAAGTAGGACAGTTTATTACGTCGTACTGGATGGAGACAGAACAGCTCCCAACCTGGCAGGAGATCCAACAAGAAACAGGATTATCCCGCGCGACTGTCGCCCGGCATATCTCAGCGTTGAAGGAACTTGGTGAGTATCCAGAAATTTAA